Proteins encoded within one genomic window of Brassica rapa cultivar Chiifu-401-42 chromosome A09, CAAS_Brap_v3.01, whole genome shotgun sequence:
- the LOC103841260 gene encoding interactor of constitutive active ROPs 5 isoform X1 produces the protein MQTPKLRPGSLELPHKKSSLPAPKLARRVKPSGLESDPKTKTSPKTQTPKVATADRRSPRIPLNEIQKKRTGRVPELESQVSQLQEELKKAKEELNRSEALRREAKQEAEEAKQQLREINTSEDSRIEELRKLSQERDKTWQSEVDAMKRQHGLDSAALSSAITEVQKLKSKLFETESELENSRFEVRSLEKLVRDSSSSSGEVETLKEGMELARQEISQLKSAVEVAERRYQDEYIQSTLQIRSAYEQAEAVKTKYSQREAELAEELKRTKAEVEVLRKGYEAAEDFKKLESDLVEVRGGLMDKEMELQRLRSEMEKRVESANTEAMEAELRRVKVQCEQWRKAAETAASILNNEEERIDSTENGKMLKKFGVLLKKNHK, from the exons ATGCAAACTCCAAAATTAAG GCCTGGTTCTTTGGAGCTGCCACATAAGAAATCCTCTTTACCAGCTCCCAAACTTGCTAGGAGAGTTAAGCCAAGCGGGTTAGAATCTGATCCAAAAACCAAGACATCACCAAAAACTCAAACCCCCAAAGTAGCTACTGCTGATCGCCGCTCTCCAAGAATCCCTCTTAATGAG ATTCAGAAGAAGAGGACAGGGAGGGTACCAGAGCTTGAATCACAGGTATCTCAGCTTCAAGAAGAGCTCAAGAAGGCAAAGGAAGAGCTAAACAGATCAGAAGCATTAAGGAGAGAAGCTaaacaagaagctgaagaagccAAGCAGCAGCTAAGGGAGATCAACACCTCAGAAGATTCAAGAATCGAGGAGCTGCGTAAACTCTCACAGGAGCGAGACAAGACATGGCAATCTGAGGTTGATGCTATGAAGAGACAACACGGATTGGACTCAGCTGCTCTGTCTTCCGCCATCACCGAGGTTCAGAAGCTGAAGTCCAAGCTCTTTGAGACTGAGTCCGAGCTAGAGAACTCTAGGTTTGAGGTAAGGTCTTTAGAGAAACTTGTTAGagactcatcatcatcatcaggtGAAGTGGAAACTCTGAAAGAAGGAATGGAACTTGCGAGGCAAGAGATAAGCCAGTTGAAATCTGCCGTTGAAGTAGCGGAGAGGAGGTACCAAGATGAGTATATACAGAGCACGCTGCAGATAAGAAGCGCTTACGAGCAAGCAGAGGCGGTTAAGACAAAGTATTCACAGAGAGAGGCAGAGTTAGCTGAGGAGCTGAAGAGAACTAAAGCTGAAGTTGAGGTTTTGCGCAAAGGATATGAAGCTGCTGAAGATTTCAAGAAGCTTGAGTCAGATTTAGTGGAAGTGAGAGGGGGTTTGATGGATAAGGAGATGGAGTTGCAGAGGCTGAGAAGTGAAATGGAGAAGAGAGTTGAGAGCGCAAACACTGAAGCCATGGAAGCTGAGCTAAGGAGAGTGAAGGTTCAGTGTGAGCAGTGGAGGAAAGCGGCTGAGACGGCAGCTTCTATACTGAACAATGAAGAAGAGAGGATTGATTCTACTGAGAATGGTAAAATGTTGAAGAAGTTTGGTGTGTTACTCAAGAAAAACCACAAGTAA
- the LOC103841260 gene encoding interactor of constitutive active ROPs 5 isoform X2, with amino-acid sequence MQTPKLRPGSLELPHKKSSLPAPKLARRVKPSGLESDPKTKTSPKTQTPKVATADRRSPRIPLNEKKRTGRVPELESQVSQLQEELKKAKEELNRSEALRREAKQEAEEAKQQLREINTSEDSRIEELRKLSQERDKTWQSEVDAMKRQHGLDSAALSSAITEVQKLKSKLFETESELENSRFEVRSLEKLVRDSSSSSGEVETLKEGMELARQEISQLKSAVEVAERRYQDEYIQSTLQIRSAYEQAEAVKTKYSQREAELAEELKRTKAEVEVLRKGYEAAEDFKKLESDLVEVRGGLMDKEMELQRLRSEMEKRVESANTEAMEAELRRVKVQCEQWRKAAETAASILNNEEERIDSTENGKMLKKFGVLLKKNHK; translated from the exons ATGCAAACTCCAAAATTAAG GCCTGGTTCTTTGGAGCTGCCACATAAGAAATCCTCTTTACCAGCTCCCAAACTTGCTAGGAGAGTTAAGCCAAGCGGGTTAGAATCTGATCCAAAAACCAAGACATCACCAAAAACTCAAACCCCCAAAGTAGCTACTGCTGATCGCCGCTCTCCAAGAATCCCTCTTAATGAG AAGAAGAGGACAGGGAGGGTACCAGAGCTTGAATCACAGGTATCTCAGCTTCAAGAAGAGCTCAAGAAGGCAAAGGAAGAGCTAAACAGATCAGAAGCATTAAGGAGAGAAGCTaaacaagaagctgaagaagccAAGCAGCAGCTAAGGGAGATCAACACCTCAGAAGATTCAAGAATCGAGGAGCTGCGTAAACTCTCACAGGAGCGAGACAAGACATGGCAATCTGAGGTTGATGCTATGAAGAGACAACACGGATTGGACTCAGCTGCTCTGTCTTCCGCCATCACCGAGGTTCAGAAGCTGAAGTCCAAGCTCTTTGAGACTGAGTCCGAGCTAGAGAACTCTAGGTTTGAGGTAAGGTCTTTAGAGAAACTTGTTAGagactcatcatcatcatcaggtGAAGTGGAAACTCTGAAAGAAGGAATGGAACTTGCGAGGCAAGAGATAAGCCAGTTGAAATCTGCCGTTGAAGTAGCGGAGAGGAGGTACCAAGATGAGTATATACAGAGCACGCTGCAGATAAGAAGCGCTTACGAGCAAGCAGAGGCGGTTAAGACAAAGTATTCACAGAGAGAGGCAGAGTTAGCTGAGGAGCTGAAGAGAACTAAAGCTGAAGTTGAGGTTTTGCGCAAAGGATATGAAGCTGCTGAAGATTTCAAGAAGCTTGAGTCAGATTTAGTGGAAGTGAGAGGGGGTTTGATGGATAAGGAGATGGAGTTGCAGAGGCTGAGAAGTGAAATGGAGAAGAGAGTTGAGAGCGCAAACACTGAAGCCATGGAAGCTGAGCTAAGGAGAGTGAAGGTTCAGTGTGAGCAGTGGAGGAAAGCGGCTGAGACGGCAGCTTCTATACTGAACAATGAAGAAGAGAGGATTGATTCTACTGAGAATGGTAAAATGTTGAAGAAGTTTGGTGTGTTACTCAAGAAAAACCACAAGTAA
- the LOC103841262 gene encoding pentatricopeptide repeat-containing protein At3g53360, mitochondrial isoform X2 — translation MEKMLRSGARAAFRNNQIPSTSSVVSTIKTEESMNDHINSLCKQKFYKEAMEAFDSAQKNSTFKIRLQTYTSLICACSSSRSLAQGRKIHDQISKSYCKHDTVLNNHILSMYGKCGSLREAREVFDFMPQRNLVSYTSVITGYSQNGQEGEAIKLYMEMLQAGLVPDQFSFGSIIKACASAGDAALGKQLHGQVIKVEPSSSLFAQNALIAMYVSFGKISDARRVFCGVPVKDVISWGSIIAGFSQLGYEFEALGHLKDMLSYGVCQPNEYIFGSSLKACSSLLRADYGSQIHGLCIKSGFSEDAFAGCSLCDMYARCGFLRSARGVFNQIERPDTASWNVIIAGLANNGYADEAVMFFSRMRSSGFAPDATSLRSLLCGQTNEMGLRRGVQIHSFVVKYGLVTDLSVCNSLLTMYGCCSDLNLCFRMFEEFRKKADSVSWNAILTACLRHEQPAEVLRLFKMMFFSQCETDHITMGNLLRACVEISSLKLGSQVHCYNLKTGLVLEQFITNGLIDMYAKCGSLEQARSIFDSMDNKDVVSWSSLIVGYAQSGFGEEALTLFKEMKSSGTKPNHVTFVGVLTACSHVGLVEEGLKLYSIMQSEHEITPTKEHCSCVVDLLARAGHLDEAEKFIDKMELEPDVVVWKTLLSACKTQGNVDLARKAAENILKIDPCNSTAHVLLCGIHASSGNWEDAALMRSSMRKHDVKKVPGQSWIEVKDERHVFFAEDVLHPERDDIYTVLHNVWLEMVNESRPQHKRSLQFIH, via the exons ATGGAAAAAATGTTAAGATCAGGAGCTAGAGCCGCCTTCAGAAACAATCAGATACCGTCAACATCAAGTGTTGTATCAACCATCAAGACCGAAGAGTCGATGAATGATCACATCAACTCCCTCTGTAAACAAAAGTTTTACAAGGAAGCAATGGAAGCGTTCGACTCTGCGCAAAAGAACTCAACCTTCAAGATAAGGTTACAAACCTATACTTCTCTAATTTGCGCTTGCTCTTCTTCGAGGTCTCTAGCACAAGGCAGAAAGATACACGATCAAATTTCGAAATCCTACTGCAAGCACGATACCGTTCTCAACAATCACATTCTCAGCATGTATGGTAAATGCGGCTCGCTGAGGGAAGCTAGAGAAGTTTTTGATTTCATGCCTCAGAGGAACTTGGTATCTTACACGTCTGTGATCACTGGCTACTCTCAGAACGGTCAGGAAGGGGAAGCAATCAAATTATACATGGAAATGCTTCAGGCAGGTTTGGTTCCTGACCAGTTCTCATTTGGAAGCATCATCAAAGCCTGCGCCAGTGCTGGTGATGCTGCGTTAGGGAAGCAACTGCATGGTCAAGTCATCAAGGTGGAACCTAGTTCTAGTCTTTTCGCTCAAAATGCTCTGATTGCTATGTATGTTAGCTTTGGTAAAATCTCAGATGCAAGGAGAGTGTTCTGTGGTGTCCCAGTGAAGGATGTAATCTCCTGGGGCTCAATCATCGCAGGGTTCTCGCAACTTGGGTATGAGTTTGAGGCACTGGGGCACTTAAAAGATATGTTGTCTTATGGTGTTTGCCAGccaaatgaatatatatttggtAGCTCTTTGAAAGCTTGCAGCAGTCTCCTTCGAGCAGATTACGGAAGCCAAATACATGGCTTGTGCATCAAGTCTGGCTTCTCCGAAGACGCGTTTGCAGGCTGCTCTCTCTGCGACATGTACGCTAGATGCGGCTTTCTTCGCTCCGCTAGGGGAGTTTTTAATCAGATAGAAAGGCCCGACACAGCGTCGTGGAACGTGATCATAGCTGGACTAGCGAATAACGGTTACGCTGATGAGGCTGTAATGTTCTTCTCTCGGATGAGGAGCTCTGGTTTTGCTCCTGACGCTACCTCCTTGCGCTCTTTGCTCTGTGGTCAGACGAACGAAATGGGACTGCGTCGAGGCGTGCAGATTCACTCTTTCGTCGTTAAGTACGGCTTGGTTACAGATCTTTCGGTTTGCAACTCCCTGCTTACCATGTACGGCTGCTGCTCGGACTTGAATCTTTGTTTTAGGATGTTTGAAGAGTTTAGAAAAAAAGCAGATTCCGTTTCTTGGAACGCTATTCTGACGGCGTGTTTGCGGCATGAACAGCCAGCAGAGGTGTTGAGATTGTTTAAGATGATGTTCTTCTCTCAATGTGAGACAGATCACATAACCATGGGTAATCTGTTGCGTGCTTGTGTGGAGATTTCATCTCTAAAACTAGGAAGTCAAGTCCATTGCTATAATCTAAAAACTGGATTGGTTCTTGAACAGTTTATAACGAACGGACTCATTGATATGTACGCCAAGTGTGGGTCGTTGGAGCAAGCGAGGAGTATATTTGATTCGATGGATAACAAAGATGTAGTCTCGTGGAGCAGTTTGATAGTTGGATATGCACAATCTGGATTTGGAGAAGAAGCTCTCACATTGTTCAAGGAAATGAAAAGTTCAGGAACAAAGCCAAACCATGTAACGTTCGTCGGTGTTCTTACTGCTTGTAGTCATGTTGGGTTAGTGGAAGAAGGCTTGAAGCTATATTCAATCATGCAAAGTGAACACGAGATAACACCGACGAAAGAGCATTGCTCTTGCGTAGTCGACTTGCTAGCACGTGCTGGGCATTTAGATGAAGCAGAAAAATTCATCGACAAAATGGAGTTGGAGCCTGATGTAGTCGTGTGGAAGACTCTCCTCTCTGCTTGTAAAACCCAAGGAAACGTTGATCTCGCACGAAAAGCTGCTGAAAACATTCTGAAGATCGATCCTTGCAACTCTACAGCTCATGTATTGCTCTGTGGGATACACGCTTCTTCTGGAAACTGGGAAGACGCTGCGTTGATGAGGAGCTCGATGAGAAAGCATGATGTTAAAAAGGTTCCCGGACAGAGCTGGATTGAAGTTAAGGATGAAAGGCATGTATTCTTTGCTGAGGACGTTCTTCATCCAGAGAGGGATGATATATATACAGTCTTGCATAACGTCTGGTTGGAGATGGTTAATGAGAGTAGGCCGCAACACAAAAGAAGTCTCCAGTTTATAC ATTAG
- the LOC103841262 gene encoding pentatricopeptide repeat-containing protein At3g53360, mitochondrial isoform X1 gives MEKMLRSGARAAFRNNQIPSTSSVVSTIKTEESMNDHINSLCKQKFYKEAMEAFDSAQKNSTFKIRLQTYTSLICACSSSRSLAQGRKIHDQISKSYCKHDTVLNNHILSMYGKCGSLREAREVFDFMPQRNLVSYTSVITGYSQNGQEGEAIKLYMEMLQAGLVPDQFSFGSIIKACASAGDAALGKQLHGQVIKVEPSSSLFAQNALIAMYVSFGKISDARRVFCGVPVKDVISWGSIIAGFSQLGYEFEALGHLKDMLSYGVCQPNEYIFGSSLKACSSLLRADYGSQIHGLCIKSGFSEDAFAGCSLCDMYARCGFLRSARGVFNQIERPDTASWNVIIAGLANNGYADEAVMFFSRMRSSGFAPDATSLRSLLCGQTNEMGLRRGVQIHSFVVKYGLVTDLSVCNSLLTMYGCCSDLNLCFRMFEEFRKKADSVSWNAILTACLRHEQPAEVLRLFKMMFFSQCETDHITMGNLLRACVEISSLKLGSQVHCYNLKTGLVLEQFITNGLIDMYAKCGSLEQARSIFDSMDNKDVVSWSSLIVGYAQSGFGEEALTLFKEMKSSGTKPNHVTFVGVLTACSHVGLVEEGLKLYSIMQSEHEITPTKEHCSCVVDLLARAGHLDEAEKFIDKMELEPDVVVWKTLLSACKTQGNVDLARKAAENILKIDPCNSTAHVLLCGIHASSGNWEDAALMRSSMRKHDVKKVPGQSWIEVKDERHVFFAEDVLHPERDDIYTVLHNVWLEMVNESRPQHKRSLQFIH, from the coding sequence ATGGAAAAAATGTTAAGATCAGGAGCTAGAGCCGCCTTCAGAAACAATCAGATACCGTCAACATCAAGTGTTGTATCAACCATCAAGACCGAAGAGTCGATGAATGATCACATCAACTCCCTCTGTAAACAAAAGTTTTACAAGGAAGCAATGGAAGCGTTCGACTCTGCGCAAAAGAACTCAACCTTCAAGATAAGGTTACAAACCTATACTTCTCTAATTTGCGCTTGCTCTTCTTCGAGGTCTCTAGCACAAGGCAGAAAGATACACGATCAAATTTCGAAATCCTACTGCAAGCACGATACCGTTCTCAACAATCACATTCTCAGCATGTATGGTAAATGCGGCTCGCTGAGGGAAGCTAGAGAAGTTTTTGATTTCATGCCTCAGAGGAACTTGGTATCTTACACGTCTGTGATCACTGGCTACTCTCAGAACGGTCAGGAAGGGGAAGCAATCAAATTATACATGGAAATGCTTCAGGCAGGTTTGGTTCCTGACCAGTTCTCATTTGGAAGCATCATCAAAGCCTGCGCCAGTGCTGGTGATGCTGCGTTAGGGAAGCAACTGCATGGTCAAGTCATCAAGGTGGAACCTAGTTCTAGTCTTTTCGCTCAAAATGCTCTGATTGCTATGTATGTTAGCTTTGGTAAAATCTCAGATGCAAGGAGAGTGTTCTGTGGTGTCCCAGTGAAGGATGTAATCTCCTGGGGCTCAATCATCGCAGGGTTCTCGCAACTTGGGTATGAGTTTGAGGCACTGGGGCACTTAAAAGATATGTTGTCTTATGGTGTTTGCCAGccaaatgaatatatatttggtAGCTCTTTGAAAGCTTGCAGCAGTCTCCTTCGAGCAGATTACGGAAGCCAAATACATGGCTTGTGCATCAAGTCTGGCTTCTCCGAAGACGCGTTTGCAGGCTGCTCTCTCTGCGACATGTACGCTAGATGCGGCTTTCTTCGCTCCGCTAGGGGAGTTTTTAATCAGATAGAAAGGCCCGACACAGCGTCGTGGAACGTGATCATAGCTGGACTAGCGAATAACGGTTACGCTGATGAGGCTGTAATGTTCTTCTCTCGGATGAGGAGCTCTGGTTTTGCTCCTGACGCTACCTCCTTGCGCTCTTTGCTCTGTGGTCAGACGAACGAAATGGGACTGCGTCGAGGCGTGCAGATTCACTCTTTCGTCGTTAAGTACGGCTTGGTTACAGATCTTTCGGTTTGCAACTCCCTGCTTACCATGTACGGCTGCTGCTCGGACTTGAATCTTTGTTTTAGGATGTTTGAAGAGTTTAGAAAAAAAGCAGATTCCGTTTCTTGGAACGCTATTCTGACGGCGTGTTTGCGGCATGAACAGCCAGCAGAGGTGTTGAGATTGTTTAAGATGATGTTCTTCTCTCAATGTGAGACAGATCACATAACCATGGGTAATCTGTTGCGTGCTTGTGTGGAGATTTCATCTCTAAAACTAGGAAGTCAAGTCCATTGCTATAATCTAAAAACTGGATTGGTTCTTGAACAGTTTATAACGAACGGACTCATTGATATGTACGCCAAGTGTGGGTCGTTGGAGCAAGCGAGGAGTATATTTGATTCGATGGATAACAAAGATGTAGTCTCGTGGAGCAGTTTGATAGTTGGATATGCACAATCTGGATTTGGAGAAGAAGCTCTCACATTGTTCAAGGAAATGAAAAGTTCAGGAACAAAGCCAAACCATGTAACGTTCGTCGGTGTTCTTACTGCTTGTAGTCATGTTGGGTTAGTGGAAGAAGGCTTGAAGCTATATTCAATCATGCAAAGTGAACACGAGATAACACCGACGAAAGAGCATTGCTCTTGCGTAGTCGACTTGCTAGCACGTGCTGGGCATTTAGATGAAGCAGAAAAATTCATCGACAAAATGGAGTTGGAGCCTGATGTAGTCGTGTGGAAGACTCTCCTCTCTGCTTGTAAAACCCAAGGAAACGTTGATCTCGCACGAAAAGCTGCTGAAAACATTCTGAAGATCGATCCTTGCAACTCTACAGCTCATGTATTGCTCTGTGGGATACACGCTTCTTCTGGAAACTGGGAAGACGCTGCGTTGATGAGGAGCTCGATGAGAAAGCATGATGTTAAAAAGGTTCCCGGACAGAGCTGGATTGAAGTTAAGGATGAAAGGCATGTATTCTTTGCTGAGGACGTTCTTCATCCAGAGAGGGATGATATATATACAGTCTTGCATAACGTCTGGTTGGAGATGGTTAATGAGAGTAGGCCGCAACACAAAAGAAGTCTCCAGTTTATACATTAG
- the LOC103841261 gene encoding DNA-binding protein S1FA1, which produces MDGEDFARKAAAEAKGMNPGLIVLLVIGVPLVGLLVANYVMYVYAQKNLPPRKKKPVSKKKLKREKLKQGVSVPGE; this is translated from the exons ATGGACGGCGAAGATTTTGCCAGAAAG GCGGCTGCTGAAGCCAAAGGAATGAATCCGGGACTAATCGTGCTGCTTGTTATCGGAGTTCCACTTGTTGGGCTCCTTGTCGCCAACTACGTGATGTACGTGTATGCTCAGAAGAACCTACCTCCAAGGAAGAAGAAGCCCGTTTCTAAGAAGAAGCTCAAGCGGGAGAAGCTGAAGCAAGGAGTCTCCGTGCCTGGAGAATAA
- the LOC103841264 gene encoding WD repeat-containing protein 20 produces MMNTSNGTISGPSSSSSPAANPQAPGIKTYFKTPEGKYKLHYEKTHSSGLLHYAHGKTVTQVTLAQLKERAAPSTPTGTSSGYSASSGFRSATARLLTGNGNRALSFVGGNGGGKNVSASSRISGSFAAASNSSTSMMTNTNFDGKGTYLVFNVGDAVFICDLNSQEKDPVKSIHFSNSNPMCHAFDPDAKDGHDLLIGLNSGDVYTVSLRQQLQDVSKKLVGALHYNKDGSVNNSRCTSIAWVPGGDGAFVVAHADGNLYVYEKNKDGATDSTFPAIRDPTQFTVDKAKYSKSNPVARWHICQGSINSIAFSNDGSHLATVGRDGYLRVFDFSTQKLVCGGKSYYGALLCCSWSMDGKYILTGGEDDLVQVWSMEDRKVVAWGEGHNSWVSGVAFDSYWSSPNTDGSGEHVMYRFGSVGQDTQLLLWDLEMDEIVVPLRRPPGGSPTYSTGSQSAHWDNAIPMGTLQPAPCKRDVPKLSPVIAHRVHTEPLSGLMFTQESVVTACREGHIKIWTRPSASESQSNSSEANPAIALLSSSFPKDNKGSLSSKIGGSSLKQ; encoded by the exons ATGATGAACACTTCTAACGGAACGATATCGGGGCCATCTTCATCGTCTTCACCGGCTGCGAACCCTCAGGCACCTGGGATTAAGACTTATTTCAAGACCCCCGAAGGCAAGTACAAGCTCCACTACGAGAAGACTCATTCTTCTGGTCTCCTTCACTACGCTCATGGCAAAACCGTTACTCAG GTAACTCTAGCTCAGCTTAAGGAAAGAGCTGCTCCTTCGACTCCAACTGGTACTTCTTCGGGTTACAGTGCGAGTAGCGGATTCCGTTCAGCGACAGCGAGGTTGCTAACCGGGAATGGGAACCGCGCGCTTAGCTTTGTTGGAGGTAATGGAGGGGGCAAAAACGTGAGTGCTAGTTCGAGGATTAGTGGCTCCTTCGCTGCTGCTTCTAACTCCAGCACTTCGATGATGACGAATACGAACTTTGATGGGAAAGGAACTTACTTGGTATTCAATGTGGGTGATGCTGTTTTTATTTGTGACTTGAACTCACAGGAAAAG gatccagtAAAGTCTATCCATTTCAGTAATTCGAACCCTATGTGCCATGCTTTTGATCCTGATGCTAAGGATGGGCATGACTTACTTATTGGGCTGAACTCTGGCGATG TGTACACTGTATCGCTGAGACAACAACTACAGGACGTCTCTAAGAAGCTAGTTGGAGCACTGCACTATAATAAGGACGGCTCCGTGAATAACAG CCGTTGTACAAGTATTGCTTGGGTGCCTGGAGGTGATGGAGCATTTGTCGTTGCTCATGCCGATGGCAATTTGTACGTGTATGAGAAG AACAAAGATGGTGCCACTGATTCAACATTTCCTGCTATAAGAGATCCTACACAATTTACGGTTGACAAGGCAAAATATAGCAAG AGTAACCCTGTTGCGAGATGGCATATCTGTCAAGGTTCAATCAACAGCATTGCATTCTCAAACGATGGGTCACACTTGGCCACTGTTGGAAGAGATG GTTATCTTCGCGTTTTTGACTTCTCAACCCAGAAGCTAGTATGCGGTGGAAAAAGTTACTATGGTGCTCTGCTCTGCTGTTCTTGGAG TATGGATGGGAAGTACATATTGACAGGAGGTGAAGATGACTTGGTTCAAGTGTGGAGTATGGAAGATCGTAAGGTCGTGGCGTGGGGTGAGGGTCATAACTCGTGG GTAAGTGGAGTAGCGTTTGATTCCTATTGGTCTTCACCAAATACGGATGGTTCAGGAGAGCATGTCATGTACCGGTTTGGATCAGTTGGTCAG GACACACAGCTACTTCTCTGGGACCTTGAAATGGACGAGATCGTGGTTCCACTCAGGCGACCACCAGGAGGATCTCCCACTTACAGCACGGGAAGCCAATCTGCTCACTGGGACAACGCCATACCAATGGGAACTCTTCAACCCGCTCCTTGCAAGCGTGACGTTCCAAAGCTCTCGCCGGTCATAGCTCACCGTGTTCACACTGAGCCACTCTCGGGTCTGATGTTCACACAAGAATCAGTGGTAACAGCTTGTCGAGAAGGCCATATAAAGATCTGGACAAGGCCCAGtgcctcagaatcccaatccaACAGCTCAGAAGCAAATCCTGCGATTGCACTCTTGAGCTCAAGCTTCCCCAAGGACAACAAAGGATCACTGAGCAGCAAGATCGGCGGTTCTAGTTTGAAGCAGTGA